A stretch of the Osmerus mordax isolate fOsmMor3 chromosome 12, fOsmMor3.pri, whole genome shotgun sequence genome encodes the following:
- the LOC136954544 gene encoding sodium/hydrogen exchanger 2-like, translated as MRMHGLWTPALLLCLSLGEAPALTPSSEPTEPQDGATRLGLNSSEHGLSLDLPMALRVFSVDYHHVQAPFEIVLWIMLASLAKLGFHCSGRVPAVVPESCLLIMVGLLVGGVIYGVRHSAPPTLSADAFFLFLLPPIVLDAGYFLPGRLFFENLGTILWYAVLGTLWNVLGIGLSLYGVCVLAHSSLGDVSLLHCLLFGSLIAAVDPVAVLSVFQEIHVNEQLHILVFGESLLNDAVTVVLYKLFESFLRMPVVSGVDVLLGGCRVLVVGLGGLCVGLFFGLLAALTSRFTSRAQVIAPLFVFLYSYLSYLTSEMLHLSGIMAIVTCAVTMKQYVEANVSERSNTSIQYFLKMWSSVSETLIFIFLGVSTIQDVHMWSWPFVCSTLLLCLVWRATGVLLLTAVVNKLRRNAVTFRDQFIIAYGGLRGAICFSLVFLIDDFPKKRLFITTTIVVILFTVFVQGMTIKPLVELLEVKKKKRALPTVSEEIHSRLLDHLLAGIEDVVGYWGQHYWKDKFEQFNRKYLRRFLIREERQARSSILRVYQELERREQRGEEEEPPPDPRSQSRSLLPEEMDSIRRILSRNLHNFNNKQTPAYSRHTLHQDATVDGTRKPLRRHQSLGERHSHTPHTPWTQGGDEEFRGVERVRAGLTRSHTVVGSSPFLLDPPGPEHPLSPSRLEQNPTAPRAPKKLSFVLEKERQT; from the exons ATGAGGATGCATGGACTTTGGACACCCGCTCtgctgctctgtctctccctgggtGAAGCTCCAGCCTTGACCCCCTCATCCGAGCCCACTGAGCCCCAGGACGGGGCCACAAGGTTGGGCTTGAATAGCAGCGAGCATGGCCTGTCCCTGGATCTCCCCATGGCTCTGAGAGTGTTCAGTGTGGACTACCATCATGTGCAGGCGCCATTTGAGATCGTGCTGTGGATTATGCTGGCCTCCCTCGCAAAACTGG GGTTCCACTGCTCAGGACGTGTCCCGGCCGTGGTGCCAGAGAGCTGCCTCCTCATCATGGTGGGGCTGCTGGTGGGCGGGGTCATATACGGTGTCCGCCACTCAGCCCCGCCCACCCTCAGTGCCGACGCcttcttcctgttcctgctcccGCCCATCGTATTGGATGCAGGCTACTTCCTGCCCGGACGTCTGTTCTTCGAGAACCTTGGCACCATCCTCTG gtacGCGGTGCTGGGCACCCTGTGGAACGTGCTGGGGATCGGCCTCTCCCTGTacggggtgtgtgtgctggcacaCTCCTCCCTGGGGGACGTGTCCCTGCTTCACTGCCTGCTCTTCGGCTCGCTGATCGCTGCCGTGGACCCCGTGGCCGTGCTGTCCGTCTTCCAGGAGATCCACGTCAACGAGCAGCTGCACATCCTGGTGTTCGGAGAGTCCCTGCTCAACGACGCCGTCACcgtg gtgcTCTACAAGCTGTTTGAGTCGTTCCTGCGCATGCCGGTGGTGTCGGGGGTGGAcgtgctgctgggggggtgcagggtgctggtggtggggctgggggggctctgCGTGGGCCTCTTCTTCGGCCTGTTGGCGGCGCTGACATCGCGCTTCACCTCGCGTGCGCAGGTCATCGCCCCGCTCTTCGTCTTCCTCTACTCCTACCTCTCCTACCTCACCTCCGAGATGCTGCACCTCTCCGGGATCATGGC CATAGTCACATGTGCAGTGACTATGAAGCAGTACGTGGAGGCCAACGTGTCTGAGCGCAGCAACACCAGCATCCAGTACTTCCTCAAGATGTGGAGCAGCGTCAGCGAGACGCTGATCTTCATCTTCCTGGGCGTGTCCACCATCCAGGACGTCCACATGTGGAGCTGGCCCTTCGTCTGTTCCACCCTGCtcctctgtctggtctggagaGCCACCG GAGTCTTGCTGCTGACAGCAGTTGTTAACAAGCTTCGTCGTAATGCCGTGACCTTTAGAGATCAGTTCATCATCGCCTACGGTGGCCTGAGAGGGGCAATCTGCTTCTCCCTCGTCTTCCTCATCGATGACTTCCCCAAGAAAAGACTCTTCATCACAACCACCATCGTGGTCATCCTCTTCACTGTATTTGTACAG gGGATGACTATCAAGCCCCTCGTGGAGCTGTTGgaggtgaagaagaagaagagagctcTGCCCACTGTCAGTGAGGAGATCCACAGCAGG CTCCTGGATCACCTGCTGGCAGGCATCGAGGACGTGGTGGGCTACTGGGGACAGCATTACTGGAAGGACAA GTTTGAGCAGTTCAACAGGAAGTACCTGCGTCGCTTCCTGATCCGTGAGGAGCGGCAGGCGCGCTCCAGCATCCTGAGGGTctaccaggagctggagaggagggagcagagaggagaggaggaggagccgcc ccctgACCCTCGGTCCCAGAGCAGGTCACTCCTGCCAGAGGAGATGGACAGCATCAGACGCATCCTCTCTAGAAACCTGCACAACTTCAACAACAAG CAGACGCCAGCGTACAGCAGACACACTCTTCACCAGGACGCCACAGTGGATGGAACCAGGAAGCCCCTGCGCAGACACCAGAGTCTGGGcgagagacactcacacaccccacacacaccctggacacag ggagGGGACGAGGAGTTCCGAGGTGTTGAGAGGGTGAGGGCGGGACTCACCAGGTCTCACACAG tggtggGATCCAGCCCGTTCCTCCTGGACCCCCCGGGGCCAGAGCACCCCCTCTCCCCGTCCAGGCTGGAGCAGAACCCCACAGCCCCACGAGCCCCCAAGAAGCTCAGCTTTgtcctggagaaagagagacagacgtgA
- the LOC136954345 gene encoding transmembrane protein 182-like has product MRLGAVALAAGLFGGLGTLCFLLAFGTDYWLLASDGCGGYGPVVLEVEPGKNQTTNTTVEVVPSLTLHHEGFFWRCTFQAQPSMHAVWAVLFTNQPETKVCIHGYLFPFPVAVGPVPHPIYDATAVFRGFWTLLIVLGVVCALVGGFLLLCAVPFLSPKLYRLGGEFLISAACLFLTLLVLYVLWAELVDVQRYVLQERGETCHNAQVSVLYGWSFMLAGAGVPLELLAGFLFLLIGRHLQASQ; this is encoded by the exons atgaggctgggggctgtggcTTTGGCGGCAGGACTATTTGGGGGGTTGGGGACGTTGTGCTTCCTGCTGGCTTTCGGGACGGATTATTGGTTGCTGGCCAGTGATGGCTGTGGAGGCTACGGACCAGTGGTTCTGGAGGTAGAACCTGGCAAGAACCAGACCACCAACACCACAGTGGAG GTGGTTCCGTCTCTCACGCTGCACCACGAGGGCTTCTTCTGGAGGTGCACGTTCCAGGCCCAGCCCTCCATGCACGCTGTCTGGGCTGTACTCTTCA CTAACCAACCAGAGACCAAGGTGTGTATCCATGGTTACCTCTTTCCCTTTCCCGTTGCCGTGGGACCTGTGCCCCACCCCATCTACGACGCCACGGCAG TGTTCCGAGGGTTCTGGACCCTGCTGATCGtcctgggggtggtgtgtgCCCTGGTGGGGGGGttcctgctgctgtgtgctgtcCCTTTCCTCAGTCCCAAACTGTACCGGCTGGGTGGAGAGTTCCTCATCTCCGCTG CATGTCTGTTCCTGACCTTGCTGGTGCTGTATGTCCTTTGGGCAGAGCTGGTGGATGTTCAGAGGTATGTCctccaggagaggggggagacctGCCACAATGCCCAGGTCTCAGTGCTCTACGGCTGGTCCTTCATGCTGGCTGGAGCTGGGGTCCCTCTGGAGCTCCTGGCTGGATTTCTCTTCCTGCTCATAGGCAGACATTTGCAGGCTAGCcagtag
- the LOC136954606 gene encoding uncharacterized protein, translating into MLGEGFLRTLPFRVEKQNARTTGAYTHTTATHTHSNSCFNGTILDANPLTLSAGTGLWPELPGLTQSLGLTVKPQAATALFIPPCLTVAPPSSQPSISWDSSSLLQQYPDLRLGLNRGMHDASNSPEGDPDPGHGVLLQASGCPLHLHEPENLESQGDRAVAETDQGYLAMGDSVVQSLELPGAGREPLSNSLLNGMLEKQLDEVYLQHLTDSLAHCSSVPGCSLLQGLVPPPQPDRQPQGPDSLAVALQGEERGQQSSVISYMSAHDTNFSSPVLRISDTGHTHTPAPAP; encoded by the exons ATGCTGGGTGAGGGCTTTCTGAGAACTCTGCCATTCAGGGTCGAGAAGCAGAATGCTCGCACTACTGGAgcctacacgcacacaacagccacacacactcactccaacAGCTGTTTCAATGGAACAATACTGGATGCAAACCCACTCACCTTGTCTGCAGGAACAG GTCTGTGGCCGGAATTGCCAGGCCTGACCCAAAGCCTGGGGCTGACAGTGAAGCCTCAGGCCGCCACGGCCCTCTTCATCCCCCCGTGCCTCACTGTGGCTCCCCCTTCATCTCAGCCCTCCATTAGCTGGGACAGCAGTAGTCTCCTCCAGCAGTACCCTGACCTCCGGCTCGGCCTGAACCGAGGAATGCACGATGCCTCAAACAGCCCGGAGGGAGATCCTGATCCTGGGCACGGTGTCCTACTCCAGGCCTCTGGATGCCCACTCCACTTACATGAGCCTGAGAACCTGGAGTCCCAGGGGGATCGGGCGGTTGCTGAGACTGACCAGGGTTATCTGGCGATGGGGGACAGTGTGGTGCAGAGCCTGGAGCtgcctggagcagggagggagcctCTGTCGAACTCCCTGCTGAATGGGATGCTGGAGAAGCAGCTGGATGAGGTGTACCTGCAGCACCTGACAGACAGCTTGGCCCATTGCAGCTCCGTGCCCGGATGTAGTCTGCTCCAAGGCCTGGTCCcacctccccagcccgaccgccAACCACAGGGCCCGGACTCCCTGGCCGTGGCCCTACAGGGGGAGGAGCGAGGGCAACAGAGTAGTGTGATTAGCTACATGAGCGCCCATGACACCAACTTCAGCTCACCCGTCCTGCGTATATCtgatactggacacacacacacacctgctcctgctccatga